A single window of Sphingobacterium sp. ML3W DNA harbors:
- a CDS encoding MauE/DoxX family redox-associated membrane protein: MIATLITYIIVALFALLWAYIAVPKFAKLKSFGEILGSQAIPKWTVPILTWLIPILEIAVVCLLLFRETMLLGLYFSFGLMLIFTLYVSGIIFQVYERYPCPCGGFFKHMTWRRHLKVNIWLTAIALVGVLLEQFNLFRN; the protein is encoded by the coding sequence ATGATTGCGACTCTTATTACATATATCATCGTTGCCCTGTTCGCCCTTCTTTGGGCGTACATAGCGGTACCAAAATTTGCTAAGCTTAAATCGTTTGGTGAAATATTGGGATCACAAGCAATACCAAAATGGACTGTTCCGATTTTGACTTGGTTGATTCCTATACTAGAAATTGCTGTTGTTTGTCTGTTGCTGTTTCGGGAGACCATGCTGTTGGGCTTGTACTTCTCCTTCGGATTGATGTTGATCTTCACGCTCTATGTCTCCGGGATTATTTTTCAGGTCTATGAGCGCTACCCCTGCCCCTGTGGTGGATTCTTCAAACACATGACGTGGAGGAGACATCTCAAGGTCAATATTTGGTTGACAGCAATTGCCCTAGTGGGCGTACTATTAGAGCAATTTAATTTATTTAGAAACTAA
- a CDS encoding TlpA family protein disulfide reductase: protein MKLTTVICFLLLLTSITQAQEKDKYGRPALVPGIAELKIGDQVPDILIDNIINDDKRSIHTSDYKDRLLVLDFWERSCGTCIASMPKLDSLQRVFGDRIKLLSVTWESKDHIVDFFNKNRFLKEYNPPVHRASAVDDRILRSYFRYQTNPHVIWIFKGKVMAITGYEHITSTNIQEVLDGKTVNWPLKNDSFDPMYPLMRLDGLSTEVSESPFYGYSVLTGTSNSMQIGLGGLFYKQDTARNISRLAFFNQDLSSIYQILLYATKPFVTEGDMVKDATKLPYLPHPARRILEVKDVSRFRNVDQENQVVWDRKNHFCYEMEKQGLVDKQALAKQALKDLNNRFGLNGRYEKRKVKCLVFVKTNKPLTDTLPKGKGGMSIPALVMMSLDYTQKYPPAIDETGLGFDVDFNIMPSDGTLAGFRKEIQRHGLDLIEAEREIEVRVISDVK, encoded by the coding sequence ATGAAATTAACAACAGTCATTTGTTTTCTTTTATTACTAACAAGTATTACACAGGCGCAGGAAAAAGATAAATATGGTCGACCAGCACTTGTTCCCGGTATTGCCGAATTGAAAATCGGAGATCAGGTTCCCGATATCTTGATTGACAATATTATCAATGATGATAAACGTAGCATCCACACTTCGGATTATAAGGATAGGTTATTGGTGCTTGATTTCTGGGAGCGGAGTTGTGGTACCTGTATCGCCAGCATGCCCAAGTTGGACTCTTTACAGCGTGTATTTGGAGATCGAATTAAATTGTTATCTGTTACCTGGGAATCGAAAGATCATATTGTTGATTTTTTTAATAAAAATCGGTTCTTAAAGGAATATAATCCACCTGTACATCGTGCTTCTGCTGTTGATGACCGGATTTTGCGCTCCTATTTCCGTTATCAGACCAACCCCCATGTGATTTGGATCTTTAAGGGTAAGGTGATGGCCATTACGGGATATGAGCATATTACAAGTACCAATATTCAGGAAGTATTGGATGGGAAAACCGTGAATTGGCCCTTGAAAAACGATAGCTTTGACCCGATGTATCCCCTGATGCGCTTGGACGGCTTGTCGACAGAAGTAAGTGAATCACCCTTTTACGGCTATTCAGTACTGACAGGAACGTCCAATTCGATGCAGATTGGTCTAGGCGGACTTTTTTATAAACAAGATACCGCACGAAATATTAGCCGTCTTGCTTTTTTTAATCAAGACCTTTCTTCCATTTATCAAATTCTATTATATGCCACAAAACCTTTTGTTACAGAGGGAGATATGGTGAAAGATGCCACTAAATTACCTTACCTCCCTCATCCTGCGCGTCGCATATTAGAGGTTAAGGATGTATCCCGTTTTCGTAATGTTGACCAAGAGAATCAAGTCGTATGGGATCGAAAAAACCATTTCTGTTATGAAATGGAAAAGCAAGGGCTGGTCGACAAACAAGCATTGGCAAAACAAGCTTTAAAGGATTTGAACAATAGATTTGGTCTTAATGGGCGTTATGAAAAACGCAAGGTTAAATGTTTGGTTTTTGTGAAAACCAATAAACCACTTACTGATACTTTACCAAAAGGAAAGGGGGGAATGTCAATTCCCGCTTTGGTGATGATGAGTTTAGATTATACTCAAAAATATCCACCAGCGATTGATGAAACAGGATTAGGGTTTGATGTAGACTTCAATATTATGCCAAGTGATGGTACCCTCGCTGGGTTCCGGAAGGAGATACAGCGCCATGGCTTGGATCTGATAGAAGCCGAGCGTGAGATTGAGGTTCGGGTCATCTCAGATGTCAAATAG
- a CDS encoding DUF4397 domain-containing protein: MKTIFKVIRFFLIFFWGLFLYSCQKEKVLQAEAGLARVNVINAVVTGGNAKVNVSAKKINWSSIRDNQALGGSTLNKMFIVPTDQSTVFQVVPLSDTTNMWYNQVAQLSEGKVYTWYLSGTPTDLKTVFQEESNFPDYVIRDAGKPTPSADSIVNIRFVNLSSSGPKLDINILNNTALEANDLGYQQFTDFKTYPARTGMNTITFQIRNSADNSLVATYTFSASSYRFKSVAVVVMGVYNTPGLSALDNFRIVVVPYQ, encoded by the coding sequence ATGAAAACAATATTTAAAGTAATAAGATTTTTCCTGATCTTTTTCTGGGGATTATTTTTGTATTCCTGTCAAAAGGAAAAGGTATTGCAGGCAGAGGCGGGCCTAGCCAGGGTAAATGTGATTAATGCCGTCGTGACAGGGGGTAATGCCAAAGTCAATGTATCTGCAAAGAAAATAAACTGGAGCAGCATCCGTGATAACCAGGCTTTGGGTGGATCTACTTTGAATAAGATGTTTATTGTTCCGACTGACCAAAGTACAGTTTTTCAGGTCGTACCCCTCAGTGATACCACAAACATGTGGTACAATCAGGTCGCTCAGTTGAGTGAAGGGAAAGTGTATACCTGGTATCTATCGGGTACACCAACAGATTTAAAAACCGTATTTCAGGAAGAAAGTAATTTTCCAGATTATGTGATTCGCGACGCGGGGAAACCTACCCCCTCAGCGGATAGCATCGTCAATATCCGTTTTGTCAATCTGTCATCATCAGGCCCGAAATTGGACATCAATATACTCAATAATACGGCACTGGAAGCAAATGATTTGGGCTATCAGCAATTCACGGATTTCAAAACCTATCCAGCTAGGACCGGTATGAATACCATTACTTTTCAAATTCGAAATTCAGCAGATAATTCGCTCGTAGCTACCTATACCTTTAGTGCAAGTTCTTATCGTTTTAAATCAGTAGCAGTTGTAGTGATGGGGGTGTATAATACTCCTGGACTTTCCGCATTAGACAACTTTCGCATAGTGGTTGTCCCTTATCAATAG
- a CDS encoding RagB/SusD family nutrient uptake outer membrane protein — translation MMKNELIFIIILLLFLQTGCKKDFLDQRPNLAQVTPTTLADCQALLDDYSRMNAGYPDHGEAASDSYYFTDAVYESLPDANNTAENKNNYVWHPQGEHVAQWLQGYQVVYNANLVLSTLEKLSTTDPNYKMIRGAALFFRAFAYYSLAQLFCKPYTVGTAGTDLGIPIRVTPNPQELSSRGTVKQIYDRITADLNEAVSLLPIEVKIKARPSKAAAYGALARTYLSMEDYANAGKMADECLKLQSTLIDYNVTSNPATSTTVNSSATGPSFMRFNAEVIFQAVTIYGTLAPGMVRIDPALYDSYSATDRRKGVFFGEGMEWNGVPNGIIGFRGNYDGTESSGLFMGLATNEIYLIRGECYARAGNTRLAMNDLNTLMAKRMVPPYINRTASSANNALVQILTERRKELVFRTLRWTDLRRLNKDPAFAVTLRRDMNTISYTPLQPNDPRYTLLIPTREVIDLTGMEQNPR, via the coding sequence ATGATGAAGAACGAATTAATATTCATAATCATCTTGTTGCTATTTTTGCAGACAGGATGTAAAAAAGACTTTCTGGATCAGCGACCGAATCTAGCACAGGTAACTCCCACTACGCTGGCCGATTGTCAGGCACTATTGGATGATTATTCTCGAATGAATGCCGGTTATCCGGACCATGGGGAAGCAGCATCGGACAGCTATTATTTTACCGATGCTGTATATGAAAGTCTTCCAGATGCAAATAATACAGCAGAAAATAAAAATAATTACGTTTGGCATCCACAGGGAGAGCACGTTGCGCAATGGCTTCAAGGCTATCAGGTTGTTTACAATGCCAATCTGGTGTTGAGCACATTGGAAAAGCTTTCTACAACCGACCCCAATTATAAGATGATTCGAGGGGCCGCTTTGTTTTTTCGCGCCTTTGCTTATTATAGCTTAGCACAGCTCTTCTGTAAACCTTATACCGTCGGAACAGCAGGTACGGACCTTGGTATCCCAATCCGCGTGACTCCAAATCCCCAAGAGCTATCGAGCAGAGGAACAGTGAAGCAGATTTATGATCGGATTACGGCTGATCTGAATGAAGCAGTATCTTTGTTACCGATAGAGGTTAAGATCAAAGCACGCCCTTCTAAAGCTGCCGCTTATGGTGCGTTAGCACGGACCTACCTGTCTATGGAAGATTATGCAAATGCCGGAAAGATGGCGGATGAATGCTTGAAATTGCAGTCTACTTTGATTGATTATAATGTGACAAGTAATCCTGCAACTTCCACAACGGTCAATAGCAGTGCTACCGGTCCATCCTTTATGAGATTCAATGCCGAAGTGATTTTTCAGGCGGTTACAATTTACGGTACACTTGCTCCAGGAATGGTACGAATCGATCCTGCTTTGTATGATTCTTATTCGGCAACTGACAGGCGAAAAGGAGTCTTTTTCGGAGAAGGAATGGAATGGAATGGTGTACCAAACGGAATAATTGGTTTTAGGGGAAATTATGACGGTACGGAGAGTTCTGGTTTGTTTATGGGCTTAGCGACCAATGAAATATACCTGATCAGAGGGGAGTGTTATGCCAGAGCTGGCAATACTCGATTGGCCATGAATGATCTAAATACTTTAATGGCAAAACGTATGGTACCACCTTATATCAACCGAACTGCAAGCAGTGCTAATAATGCACTGGTTCAGATTTTAACAGAACGTCGAAAGGAGTTGGTCTTCCGTACATTGCGCTGGACTGATTTACGACGCTTAAACAAAGACCCAGCTTTTGCGGTTACGCTACGTCGGGATATGAATACCATATCGTATACGCCACTGCAACCCAATGATCCTCGTTATACACTTTTGATTCCGACTCGGGAAGTCATCGACTTGACCGGTATGGAACAGAATCCGAGGTAA
- a CDS encoding SusC/RagA family TonB-linked outer membrane protein, giving the protein MKITTFLLLIGCLHASGSTYGQKVSLSERNVSLEQVFSLLKKQTGYDFLYGAGLCTDARKVNIEAKNLELAAVLESLFNDQPFSYAISDKTVVIKSKSREDTQQRTIQGKVLDENRKPLQSASVSVEGANQSTQTDLFGMFTLTNVPVDANIRISYMGYDTRTVKISNIKEFVEVIMRMSENQLQEANVLSTGYYTLPKERATGSFEHVDNELFNRNVGPDVITRLKGLTVSTIFGSVDSPPTYRAPSGNTMLGVRKINALGQLQVRGISTLEMATPFDAGTPGRLPLVILDNFPYEGDINNINPNDVESVTVLKDAAAASIWGSRSSNGVIVISTKKGKIDQPLRISVNSNVTIKERPDLFYGPFMNSSDYIDIEKSNFERGVNDWYVDDPTVWSMPISPVVALLAQQRALAVSDVAGRAAIDAQINAYRNYDRRKDISKYLYRKAVLQQYSANLSGGGRQFSYFLSGGYDHNTDSEVNVFYRRKNLRSSMAFKPIKNLELSTDIRYTNGLYHAPATMDGPQRVMNKLPFEPYLRLADDTGNPLELINPSLSLVSNHKYRWVAGNGRLLDWRYFPLNDIQTNYSESNTQDILMNFGANYTIIPALRASVNYQYGKSTDDMTQFLSRDSWYMREFINSYATYSKTDLTAPATFNVPIGDAISKTSQPRTSKTLRAQLNFDQTFHQVHEVNALVGFERSEAKIDGSPYINKLYGYNSDPMMFSSVPYGTPLPYVNGDGGTLVINLPISLQTSFIDRKTSIFMNASYSYDKRYALTVSGRNDAANIYGIAASDRIKPNWSIGGAWNLYEETFFTPGLLQTLKLRATYGYMGNINNTIAAYPIIMYNPSSNGTTGLNFAQVGQAPNPYLAPERTGMVNFGVDFSLRNNRLSGTLEWYQKRSSNLIAPTPVDNSTGYQSMMMNSAHMKTNGFEANLQSINLQSRPFRWSSNLLFAYTRNLVTKYLLPRADNARNYIVYGDGNLRSTTYREGVDAFSLYTYRFAGLDPQTGDPLGYDANGNITKDYSEIINNSKVQDLENQGSIIPLYNGAFRNTLQWKSFSLSANIRYSFKYKLSRGYSGPSSLWGYRMFPSMDYANRWQKPGDETKLEVVPSIRPGENNGFRDQFYGSSSARVFSGDHIRLEDIRLDYRISIANKVLRSLQVYCTMNNLGIIWRANKFGIDPASLLEPPAPRTVTLGFNASF; this is encoded by the coding sequence ATGAAAATAACGACATTTTTACTCCTTATCGGTTGCCTCCATGCAAGTGGGAGCACTTACGGACAAAAAGTATCCTTATCAGAACGGAATGTTTCCTTAGAGCAAGTCTTCAGTCTATTGAAAAAGCAGACTGGGTACGATTTTCTCTATGGAGCAGGTTTGTGTACAGATGCGCGTAAAGTGAATATTGAAGCCAAGAACTTAGAATTGGCTGCCGTGCTCGAAAGCTTATTTAACGACCAACCTTTTTCTTATGCCATTTCTGATAAAACAGTGGTGATTAAGTCAAAATCTAGGGAAGATACCCAACAGCGTACCATTCAAGGTAAGGTGCTCGATGAAAATCGTAAACCATTGCAAAGTGCTTCTGTTTCTGTAGAAGGAGCCAATCAGAGTACCCAAACTGATCTATTTGGTATGTTTACATTAACTAATGTACCTGTTGATGCGAACATCCGTATCAGTTATATGGGTTATGATACTCGGACGGTCAAAATCTCAAATATTAAGGAGTTTGTCGAAGTCATCATGCGAATGTCTGAAAATCAATTGCAGGAGGCCAATGTTTTAAGTACAGGATATTATACCTTACCGAAAGAGCGGGCTACTGGTTCATTTGAACATGTGGACAATGAACTGTTCAATCGAAATGTAGGGCCCGATGTCATTACACGGCTGAAAGGACTGACGGTCAGTACGATTTTTGGATCGGTGGATAGTCCACCGACTTATAGGGCTCCTTCAGGAAATACCATGTTAGGAGTAAGAAAGATTAATGCTTTGGGGCAATTGCAGGTTCGAGGCATTAGTACCTTGGAGATGGCTACACCCTTTGATGCTGGTACACCTGGGCGATTACCCTTGGTCATTTTGGATAATTTTCCTTATGAAGGTGACATCAACAATATTAACCCTAATGATGTGGAATCCGTGACTGTCCTGAAAGATGCCGCTGCTGCTTCCATTTGGGGGAGCCGATCCAGTAATGGCGTAATTGTCATTAGCACCAAGAAAGGAAAAATTGATCAGCCGTTGCGTATCTCAGTCAATAGTAATGTGACCATCAAAGAACGGCCAGATCTTTTTTACGGACCATTTATGAATAGCTCGGATTATATTGATATTGAGAAGTCTAATTTTGAACGTGGTGTTAACGATTGGTATGTCGATGATCCAACGGTATGGTCCATGCCGATATCACCCGTGGTTGCTTTATTGGCACAACAACGCGCTTTAGCTGTGAGCGATGTAGCAGGTCGTGCTGCCATTGATGCACAGATTAATGCTTATCGAAACTATGACCGAAGAAAAGATATCTCCAAATACCTGTATCGTAAGGCTGTATTACAACAATATTCCGCCAATCTTTCTGGTGGTGGTCGGCAGTTTTCTTATTTTTTATCGGGTGGCTATGATCACAATACGGATAGCGAGGTGAATGTCTTTTACCGAAGAAAAAATTTACGGAGCAGCATGGCTTTCAAGCCGATAAAAAATCTGGAATTAAGTACTGATATTCGTTATACCAATGGCCTATATCATGCTCCTGCTACAATGGATGGACCACAAAGAGTCATGAATAAACTTCCATTTGAACCTTATCTTCGATTAGCGGATGATACTGGAAATCCGCTGGAATTAATTAATCCAAGCTTGAGTCTCGTTTCAAATCACAAGTATCGCTGGGTGGCTGGAAACGGTCGTTTATTGGATTGGCGTTATTTTCCACTCAACGATATCCAGACCAATTATAGCGAAAGCAATACGCAAGACATCTTGATGAACTTTGGAGCTAATTATACTATCATCCCGGCCTTAAGAGCGAGCGTCAATTATCAGTATGGTAAAAGTACCGATGATATGACCCAATTTTTAAGTCGCGATTCCTGGTACATGCGGGAATTTATCAATTCTTATGCGACTTATAGTAAAACCGATTTAACAGCTCCTGCTACTTTCAATGTACCCATTGGTGATGCGATTAGTAAAACATCTCAACCGCGGACCTCGAAAACTTTACGGGCACAATTGAATTTTGACCAGACCTTCCATCAAGTACATGAAGTTAATGCCCTTGTTGGTTTTGAACGAAGTGAAGCTAAGATTGATGGTAGCCCCTATATAAATAAGTTGTATGGCTATAACTCAGATCCAATGATGTTCTCTTCTGTACCTTATGGGACTCCACTTCCTTATGTAAATGGTGATGGAGGAACGCTTGTTATTAATTTACCCATATCCCTTCAAACCTCTTTTATTGATCGGAAGACCTCTATCTTTATGAATGCTTCGTATAGTTACGATAAGCGCTATGCACTGACTGTCAGCGGTAGAAACGATGCGGCTAATATTTATGGCATAGCCGCGAGTGATCGGATCAAACCGAATTGGTCCATCGGTGGGGCATGGAACCTGTATGAGGAAACTTTCTTTACACCTGGTCTGTTACAGACCTTGAAGCTAAGGGCGACCTATGGTTATATGGGCAACATCAACAACACGATTGCGGCCTATCCAATAATAATGTATAATCCATCTTCAAATGGTACCACAGGTCTCAATTTTGCCCAGGTCGGACAAGCTCCCAATCCCTATTTAGCACCGGAACGTACGGGCATGGTGAATTTTGGTGTCGATTTTAGCCTGCGGAACAATCGGTTATCGGGTACGCTGGAATGGTATCAGAAACGTTCGTCCAATTTGATAGCTCCTACTCCTGTAGATAACAGTACGGGTTATCAGAGTATGATGATGAATTCTGCACATATGAAAACCAACGGTTTTGAGGCAAATCTGCAATCCATCAACCTGCAAAGCAGGCCTTTTAGATGGTCCAGCAATTTACTGTTCGCTTATACCCGAAATCTGGTGACCAAATATCTTTTGCCTCGCGCCGATAATGCCCGCAATTATATAGTTTATGGTGATGGTAATCTCAGATCTACTACTTATCGGGAGGGGGTAGATGCCTTTAGTCTATATACTTACCGTTTTGCAGGTCTGGATCCGCAGACCGGCGATCCACTGGGCTATGATGCAAATGGTAATATTACGAAGGATTATAGCGAAATAATTAATAATTCAAAAGTTCAGGATCTGGAGAATCAGGGTTCTATTATTCCACTCTATAACGGGGCATTCCGCAATACTCTGCAATGGAAATCTTTTTCCCTATCAGCCAATATTCGCTATAGTTTTAAGTATAAACTGAGTCGCGGTTATTCAGGTCCATCTAGTCTGTGGGGCTATAGAATGTTCCCGAGTATGGATTATGCGAATCGCTGGCAAAAGCCGGGTGATGAAACGAAACTGGAAGTAGTGCCTTCCATTCGACCTGGCGAAAATAATGGATTTCGTGACCAATTTTACGGATCATCCTCAGCCCGCGTATTTTCAGGAGATCATATCCGCTTGGAGGACATCCGTCTGGACTACCGGATTTCTATAGCTAATAAGGTTCTGCGAAGTCTGCAGGTCTATTGTACTATGAATAACCTTGGGATTATCTGGCGGGCCAACAAGTTTGGAATTGACCCAGCATCTTTATTGGAACCGCCCGCACCCCGAACGGTTACTTTAGGTTTTAATGCAAGTTTTTAG
- a CDS encoding TonB-dependent receptor: MNKLLFFCFLLIQLYFVTNVSAQQFELRGQVTDSLRVGIAGATVQVVTGSDSLRARTDENGHFSFRSVPKGTIQIAVRSMGYRAYQRSMHYTAKENGYQLPSIILYPAIQQLEEVQVKAPDPIRVAKDTVEYNAAAYTIGEHDRLEDLLRQLPGISIDANGNVTAMGESITKLRVNGKDFFTNNVKDFLQQLPAGIIAKLQVIDDYGDQANFTGVKVGKPQKMLNLVIKDGQNKGIFGDAQTSANTQNLFGAGIQGNVWLDVHQLSAYANSQKTRTEGGNQQTTSIGTNYRRSMDKSNVYGNYGLNMNQRTGAFESYTESGTSNGILYNRMENSNDNENQDQQVQFSLQSRGKKDFWNFQLTGQRATGKNETHILSKQTGAIVQDLDNTMLSDLKNRSGNLSLSWSRNMQKLGRNLNASFSGSVQGGQEQSAIQDQLSFYDQATGESVKDSVSIRLLDADRGESTLGLTAKYTEPLNDHATAEHKRSLDIGYDYSFRTSDQVMETNSDQAGVFQRIDSLSTDFRSVFSTHQLELSYRVDAPKLAYSLGLRMLPVRMHATEGRQQADVGYTMFNLFPIASIRYAPSLKNSMQLNYTATASAPSVQQLMPLQDVRNLQQVTIGNPNLKPTQMHRLSLNLGRVNPVKGHTYNLTLSGSIVQDQVVSNVLLLPDTLHSLKQETHYVNANGAYNLSANYDVTLPFAQYYQLRWGTYGNKNRSMVFVGGQKGGNSTISLRQSLSLALNRKKIRGAVNLSYDYANSSYELNSDLSRRTYSWDMGTDARWTISPRLIIGADGSYRINAGYSIPIKNPILINAYVELFLFAKKELSMKLHGYDLLDQQQSVNLLVTANSITQQTSNRVGRYVLLTLKYNLSRFGG; this comes from the coding sequence ATGAATAAACTCCTATTTTTCTGTTTTCTCTTAATACAATTATACTTTGTTACTAACGTATCTGCACAACAATTTGAATTGCGCGGACAGGTGACCGATTCACTGCGAGTAGGTATAGCAGGAGCAACCGTTCAGGTTGTTACAGGCAGCGATAGTTTGCGTGCAAGAACTGACGAAAATGGCCACTTTAGTTTCCGCTCAGTACCGAAAGGAACTATTCAGATCGCAGTACGCAGTATGGGTTATCGTGCTTACCAACGGAGCATGCACTATACTGCCAAAGAAAATGGCTATCAGTTGCCAAGCATCATACTCTATCCAGCCATACAGCAACTGGAAGAAGTACAGGTCAAAGCACCCGACCCCATACGGGTCGCAAAAGATACGGTCGAATACAATGCAGCCGCTTATACGATAGGCGAGCATGATCGACTGGAAGACCTGTTGCGGCAGCTCCCGGGTATCAGCATCGATGCCAACGGCAATGTAACCGCTATGGGCGAGTCTATAACCAAACTACGCGTCAATGGTAAGGATTTTTTCACCAATAATGTCAAGGATTTTTTGCAGCAACTTCCCGCTGGTATTATAGCCAAACTCCAAGTTATTGACGACTATGGTGATCAGGCTAATTTTACAGGAGTCAAGGTAGGCAAGCCTCAGAAGATGCTCAATCTTGTCATCAAGGATGGACAGAATAAAGGCATCTTCGGCGATGCTCAAACTTCTGCGAACACACAAAATCTGTTTGGCGCGGGGATTCAGGGTAATGTATGGTTGGATGTGCACCAACTGAGTGCTTATGCCAATTCCCAAAAGACGCGCACCGAGGGTGGCAACCAGCAAACTACAAGTATTGGCACCAATTACAGACGCTCCATGGACAAGAGCAATGTTTACGGGAATTATGGACTCAATATGAACCAAAGAACAGGAGCTTTCGAGAGCTACACCGAGAGCGGCACTAGCAATGGGATTCTGTATAACCGGATGGAGAACAGCAATGACAATGAGAATCAAGATCAGCAAGTACAGTTTAGTTTGCAGTCACGCGGGAAAAAAGATTTTTGGAATTTTCAATTAACAGGACAGCGTGCTACTGGTAAAAATGAAACGCACATCCTTTCCAAGCAGACTGGTGCCATCGTGCAGGATCTAGACAATACGATGCTGAGCGATTTGAAAAACAGAAGTGGAAACTTATCCCTATCCTGGAGCCGGAATATGCAAAAGCTGGGCCGTAATTTGAACGCCAGCTTTTCCGGGAGTGTACAGGGCGGACAAGAGCAGAGTGCGATCCAAGATCAGCTAAGTTTTTACGATCAAGCAACGGGCGAGTCCGTAAAAGATTCTGTCAGCATCCGCTTGCTGGATGCAGATCGGGGGGAATCCACACTTGGGCTTACTGCGAAATATACCGAACCACTCAATGACCATGCAACAGCAGAGCATAAGCGCAGCTTGGATATTGGTTATGATTATTCGTTCAGAACAAGTGATCAGGTTATGGAAACAAACAGCGATCAAGCGGGGGTATTCCAGCGTATCGATTCGTTGAGCACTGATTTCCGATCAGTATTCAGCACCCATCAGCTGGAGCTGAGCTATCGGGTAGATGCACCCAAGTTAGCGTATAGCTTAGGTTTGAGGATGTTGCCAGTCCGTATGCATGCTACCGAAGGTAGACAGCAGGCGGATGTAGGATATACGATGTTCAACCTATTTCCTATTGCAAGCATTCGCTACGCACCATCACTCAAAAACAGCATGCAGCTGAACTATACAGCAACTGCTTCAGCTCCTTCTGTGCAACAATTGATGCCCTTGCAGGATGTTCGCAACCTACAGCAGGTCACCATCGGTAACCCCAATCTGAAACCGACACAGATGCACAGGCTTAGTTTGAATCTGGGACGAGTGAACCCTGTGAAAGGGCATACCTACAATCTGACTTTGAGCGGAAGCATTGTACAAGACCAAGTCGTGAGCAATGTATTGCTATTGCCCGACACGCTCCATAGTCTCAAGCAAGAGACCCATTATGTAAATGCCAATGGCGCTTATAATCTAAGCGCCAACTATGATGTGACCCTACCATTTGCGCAATATTATCAATTGCGATGGGGTACATATGGAAATAAGAACCGGTCGATGGTTTTTGTAGGTGGGCAAAAGGGAGGCAACAGTACCATATCCCTACGCCAGTCTCTCAGTCTGGCACTCAATAGAAAAAAAATCCGCGGAGCCGTAAATCTTAGTTATGATTATGCAAACAGCAGCTATGAGTTAAACAGTGATTTAAGTAGACGTACATACAGCTGGGATATGGGAACTGATGCTCGCTGGACAATCAGTCCACGACTGATCATTGGGGCAGATGGTAGTTATCGGATCAATGCTGGGTATAGCATTCCTATCAAGAACCCCATATTAATCAATGCCTATGTCGAATTATTTTTGTTTGCAAAGAAAGAGTTGAGTATGAAATTACATGGTTACGACCTCTTGGATCAACAGCAATCGGTTAATCTGTTGGTCACTGCGAATAGTATTACGCAACAGACCAGCAATCGGGTGGGACGCTATGTCCTCTTGACTCTGAAATACAATCTATCGCGTTTTGGTGGATAA